One window from the genome of Desulfobulbaceae bacterium DB1 encodes:
- a CDS encoding nicotinate-nucleotide diphosphorylase (carboxylating) encodes MNRIELIDSIKRFLDEDGPGGDLTSEAIFNAHQMGKARFIAKESFIGAGLQMVAGEVFHLCNPAVRCSGVEDGTEIKPNDVIFTADGPVLDLLLAERVALNLVQRMSGIATLTRRFVDRVTPLPVKIVDTRKTTPGLRMLEKYAVRVGGGFNHRFTLSDGILIKDNHIAACGSIEKAVGRVRKQAPHTLKIEVEAETMEQVEECLAAGVDIIMLDNMSPELMRLAVRLVNGKALLEASGGINLENVRTAAETGVNLISIGALTHSAPACDISMELETA; translated from the coding sequence ATGAACCGAATTGAACTGATCGACTCCATAAAACGTTTTCTGGACGAAGACGGACCGGGTGGAGATCTGACCAGTGAAGCGATTTTCAATGCCCATCAGATGGGCAAGGCCCGTTTCATTGCAAAGGAATCATTCATCGGCGCCGGTCTGCAGATGGTGGCGGGCGAAGTTTTTCACCTCTGCAACCCTGCGGTACGGTGCTCCGGGGTGGAAGACGGAACGGAAATCAAACCAAACGATGTGATCTTTACCGCCGACGGACCGGTCCTTGATCTGCTGCTGGCGGAACGAGTGGCTCTGAATCTGGTGCAGCGCATGTCGGGCATCGCCACCCTGACCCGTCGCTTTGTCGACCGGGTGACTCCCCTGCCGGTTAAAATCGTGGACACCAGAAAAACGACTCCGGGCCTGCGGATGCTGGAAAAGTACGCCGTCCGGGTCGGCGGCGGCTTCAACCACCGCTTCACCCTCTCCGACGGCATTCTCATCAAAGACAACCATATCGCCGCCTGCGGCTCCATCGAAAAAGCGGTGGGGCGGGTACGAAAACAGGCGCCGCACACCCTGAAAATCGAGGTGGAAGCGGAAACCATGGAACAGGTGGAAGAATGCCTGGCAGCAGGCGTTGATATCATTATGCTGGACAACATGTCGCCCGAGCTGATGCGGCTGGCGGTTCGCCTGGTGAACGGCAAGGCATTGCTTGAAGCCTCCGGCGGTATCAATCTGGAAAATGTCAGGACAGCCGCGGAAACCGGGGTCAACCTCATCTCAATCGGCGCCCTCACCCATTCCGCCCCGGCCTGCGATATCAGCATGGAGCTTGAAACCGCCTAA
- a CDS encoding hydroxymethylbilane synthase, giving the protein MQKTIKIGTRASLLAMAQSTNIKKRIEEHYPDVTVELVKIVTKGDKILDVPLAKVGGKGLFVKEIEDAMLNHEVDIAVHSMKDVPAELPEELHLGIITKREDPRDAFISNQYKTLADLPKGAKVGTSSLRRKSQLGLMRSDLVIQDLRGNLDTRLRKLDEKQYDAIILAAAGLNRLNLSARVASFFSPVEMLPAVGQGAVGIELRKADQELLEALSFLSDETTAVAVRAERAYLHRLEGGCQVPIGAFAELKGGEVTLTGLVASVDGSKMIKEQASAPAVDAEKLGKSLAETILAKGGGTILAEVYGEEID; this is encoded by the coding sequence ATGCAGAAGACAATTAAAATCGGAACACGAGCAAGTCTGCTGGCCATGGCGCAAAGCACCAATATCAAAAAGCGCATCGAAGAACACTATCCTGATGTGACGGTGGAACTGGTCAAGATTGTCACCAAGGGCGACAAGATTCTTGATGTGCCGCTGGCCAAGGTGGGCGGCAAAGGGCTTTTTGTAAAAGAAATTGAAGACGCCATGCTGAACCATGAAGTCGACATTGCCGTGCACAGCATGAAGGATGTTCCGGCTGAGTTGCCGGAGGAACTGCATCTGGGCATCATCACCAAGCGCGAAGACCCCAGGGACGCCTTTATTTCAAATCAGTACAAAACATTGGCCGATCTGCCCAAAGGCGCAAAGGTCGGCACCAGCAGCCTGCGAAGAAAATCACAGCTTGGCCTGATGCGCAGTGATCTCGTTATCCAGGATCTGCGCGGTAATCTCGACACCCGACTCAGAAAGCTTGATGAAAAGCAGTATGATGCCATTATTCTGGCAGCCGCGGGCTTGAACCGGCTGAATCTTTCCGCTCGGGTCGCTTCTTTTTTCAGCCCCGTGGAAATGCTGCCGGCCGTCGGCCAGGGTGCGGTGGGTATTGAGCTGCGCAAGGCCGATCAGGAGCTGCTTGAGGCGCTGTCATTTCTGTCCGACGAAACGACGGCCGTGGCGGTGAGGGCGGAACGTGCCTATCTGCACCGGCTGGAAGGCGGCTGTCAGGTACCCATCGGCGCCTTTGCCGAACTGAAAGGGGGAGAAGTGACCTTGACCGGCCTGGTCGCCTCGGTGGACGGGTCAAAAATGATTAAAGAACAGGCAAGCGCGCCGGCCGTGGACGCGGAAAAGCTTGGCAAGAGTCTGGCGGAAACCATTCTTGCCAAGGGCGGCGGAACAATTCTTGCCGAAGTGTATGGGGAAGAAATTGACTGA
- a CDS encoding molybdenum cofactor biosynthesis protein: MKSTAYTCAVLTVSDKGSRGERVDTSGPQLQKQLTGAGFLVVDYTIVPDQPDMIRETILQWVDEDGIDLVVTTGGTGVSPSDRTPEVTKDLLDCELPGFSEAMRMASFAKTPHALISRGVCGIREESLIINLPGSERGARENLEVVLPAVNHAIYKIKGGTKDCAA, from the coding sequence ATGAAATCAACCGCTTACACGTGCGCGGTCTTGACCGTCAGCGATAAGGGATCACGAGGAGAGCGGGTCGACACCAGCGGCCCCCAGTTGCAGAAACAGCTTACCGGGGCGGGTTTTCTCGTTGTCGATTACACCATTGTCCCGGATCAGCCCGACATGATCCGGGAAACCATCCTGCAGTGGGTGGACGAGGACGGCATCGACCTTGTCGTTACCACGGGGGGCACCGGAGTCAGCCCCTCGGACCGGACCCCCGAGGTAACCAAGGATCTGCTCGACTGTGAACTGCCCGGCTTCAGCGAGGCCATGCGCATGGCAAGTTTCGCCAAGACACCTCATGCCCTCATCTCCCGGGGAGTATGCGGCATCAGGGAGGAAAGCCTGATCATCAACCTTCCCGGCAGTGAACGAGGTGCCCGGGAAAATCTCGAGGTCGTGCTTCCCGCCGTAAATCACGCCATATACAAAATAAAAGGCGGCACAAAGGATTGTGCCGCCTGA
- a CDS encoding FmdB family transcriptional regulator, giving the protein MPLFDFKCRQCGKEFEALVMGSAKPACPDCRSEDLEKLMSSYACRRSGGAGSTDGSGCAGCSGGNCSSCR; this is encoded by the coding sequence ATGCCGTTGTTTGATTTTAAATGCCGTCAATGCGGCAAGGAGTTTGAGGCTCTGGTGATGGGCAGTGCGAAACCCGCATGTCCCGATTGCCGGAGCGAGGATCTGGAAAAATTGATGTCGTCCTATGCCTGCCGACGGTCCGGCGGCGCGGGTTCGACTGACGGATCCGGTTGCGCGGGCTGTTCTGGAGGGAATTGTTCGAGTTGCCGTTAA
- a CDS encoding IS256 family transposase, with protein MAIDKEILDRLLADYNYQKPEELIGENGLLKQLTKALLERALQAEMTVHLGHEKHGTIVTKGGNARNGNSAKTIKGDFGKMPIEVPRDRDSSFDPVIIPKGQTRFPGFDDKIISLYSRGMTTREIQGHLEDIYGVDVSPTLISTVTDAVADEVKVWQNRPLDPIYPIVYMDAIRVKVRDNGHVKNKAVYLAIGITMDGVKDVLGMWVAENEGAKFWLQVVTELRNRGVQDIFIACVDGLKGFPEAIETVFPFTQVQLCLVHMVRNSLKYVSWKQRKEVAADLKAIYQSPTAEQAEMELMTFEEKWDKTHPSIGQSWRRNWERITPFFAYSPEIRKVIYTTNAIESLNMSLRKVTKNRGSFPNDESMLKLLYMALNNIAKKWTMPIRDWKAALNRFSILFGDRMPAY; from the coding sequence ATGGCCATTGATAAAGAAATTTTGGATCGTTTACTTGCCGACTACAATTACCAGAAGCCCGAAGAACTGATCGGTGAAAACGGGCTGCTCAAGCAGCTCACCAAGGCCTTACTGGAGCGGGCGTTACAGGCGGAAATGACCGTCCACCTGGGCCACGAAAAACATGGAACCATCGTCACCAAAGGCGGTAATGCCCGAAATGGTAACTCTGCAAAGACCATCAAGGGCGACTTCGGTAAAATGCCGATTGAGGTCCCGCGCGACCGCGACAGCAGTTTCGATCCGGTCATCATTCCCAAAGGGCAAACCCGCTTTCCCGGCTTTGACGACAAGATTATCTCTCTCTACTCCCGAGGGATGACTACCAGGGAGATTCAGGGGCACTTGGAAGACATTTACGGAGTTGATGTCTCTCCCACCCTGATTTCAACGGTCACCGATGCCGTTGCTGACGAGGTTAAAGTTTGGCAAAATCGCCCGTTGGACCCCATTTATCCCATTGTTTACATGGACGCTATCCGGGTTAAGGTGCGCGACAATGGGCATGTTAAGAACAAGGCGGTCTATCTGGCTATTGGCATCACCATGGACGGCGTCAAGGATGTCCTGGGAATGTGGGTTGCCGAAAACGAGGGCGCCAAGTTCTGGTTGCAGGTAGTGACTGAGCTAAGAAACCGTGGCGTGCAGGATATTTTCATTGCCTGCGTCGATGGCCTCAAGGGTTTTCCTGAAGCCATTGAGACGGTTTTCCCCTTCACCCAGGTCCAGCTCTGTCTCGTCCACATGGTGCGCAATTCCCTGAAATATGTCTCATGGAAACAGCGCAAAGAGGTGGCTGCGGATCTCAAGGCCATTTACCAATCGCCAACAGCCGAGCAGGCCGAAATGGAACTGATGACCTTTGAAGAAAAATGGGACAAAACGCATCCGTCCATCGGCCAATCCTGGCGAAGAAATTGGGAAAGAATCACCCCATTTTTTGCGTATTCGCCCGAGATACGCAAGGTGATATATACCACCAATGCTATTGAGTCGTTGAACATGTCACTGCGCAAAGTTACCAAGAACCGGGGTTCATTTCCCAATGACGAGTCGATGCTTAAACTGCTTTACATGGCGCTGAACAATATCGCCAAAAAATGGACTATGCCAATCAGAGACTGGAAGGCTGCCTTGAACCGCTTTTCAATCTTGTTCGGCGACAGAATGCCTGCATATTGA
- a CDS encoding peptidase M17, translating into MIGATNKKPSQFADDLLVYFVRQPEKKRPPVCSDALVQERINQAFEAGDCLGKKEECLLIYPQRVFEGIRAKRLLIVGLGKDELTRELFRRAGGVVAQKAVTLKAEKLLLVVPAELPFAVEEMAECFSEGLILGSYQFKKYKKEDEEEKSSEIKKVGLYVDSASLGAVRKAIRQGTVAGLAGSATRDMANEPGNVWTPQAFADYGRQIAEEHGLVCTVMEKEEMKTLKMGGILGVNQGSDQPPKLVMLEYRTGRKVPTLLLVGKGLTFDSGGISLKPGEGMQDMKYDMCGGAAVMAAMRAIGEEKPGRLDVVALVPATENLPSSKALKPGDIISQYGGKTVEVVNTDAEGRLILADALAYGKEKFKPDAIIDLATLTGAVIIGLGHHRTGLLSNDDDLSARVIDAGERAGEPLWRLPLGDEYKEQLKSKVADIKNIGGRPGGTITAAVFLQQFVASTPWVHLDIAGTAWDYTEKPYVPKGPSGIGARTLIELVRNWR; encoded by the coding sequence ATGATAGGAGCAACCAATAAAAAGCCAAGCCAGTTCGCTGACGATCTTCTCGTTTATTTTGTCCGGCAGCCGGAAAAAAAACGTCCGCCTGTCTGCAGCGATGCCCTGGTGCAGGAGAGAATTAATCAGGCATTTGAAGCCGGCGATTGTCTGGGTAAAAAAGAGGAATGTTTGCTCATTTATCCGCAACGGGTGTTTGAAGGAATTCGAGCGAAACGTCTGCTCATCGTCGGCCTGGGGAAAGACGAATTGACCCGGGAGCTTTTTCGGCGGGCCGGAGGAGTGGTGGCGCAGAAAGCCGTGACCTTGAAGGCGGAAAAGCTGCTCCTGGTGGTTCCGGCGGAGTTACCCTTTGCCGTGGAGGAGATGGCGGAATGTTTCAGCGAGGGATTGATTCTTGGAAGCTATCAGTTCAAAAAATATAAAAAAGAAGACGAGGAAGAAAAATCCTCTGAGATAAAGAAAGTCGGACTTTATGTGGATTCCGCTTCTCTTGGCGCGGTTCGCAAGGCAATCAGGCAAGGAACGGTGGCCGGCCTGGCCGGATCGGCAACCCGCGACATGGCCAACGAACCGGGGAATGTCTGGACCCCCCAGGCCTTTGCCGATTACGGCCGTCAAATTGCCGAAGAGCATGGCCTGGTCTGCACGGTCATGGAAAAGGAGGAAATGAAAACCCTGAAAATGGGCGGTATTCTTGGTGTCAACCAGGGTTCGGACCAGCCCCCCAAACTTGTCATGCTTGAGTATCGAACCGGCAGGAAGGTGCCGACCCTGCTGCTCGTCGGCAAAGGCCTCACCTTTGATTCCGGCGGCATTTCGCTCAAGCCGGGTGAGGGCATGCAGGACATGAAATACGACATGTGCGGCGGTGCGGCGGTCATGGCTGCCATGCGGGCAATCGGCGAGGAGAAACCGGGCCGGCTGGATGTGGTTGCCCTGGTGCCGGCCACGGAAAATCTGCCCTCTTCCAAGGCGTTGAAACCAGGGGATATTATCAGCCAGTATGGCGGCAAGACCGTGGAGGTGGTCAATACCGATGCGGAAGGCCGGCTGATTCTGGCCGATGCCCTGGCCTATGGCAAAGAGAAGTTCAAACCGGATGCCATTATCGACCTGGCGACATTGACCGGGGCGGTTATCATCGGACTCGGACACCACCGTACCGGACTGCTTTCCAATGATGATGATTTATCCGCCAGGGTGATAGATGCCGGTGAACGCGCCGGTGAGCCTCTCTGGCGTCTGCCGTTGGGGGACGAGTACAAGGAGCAGTTGAAATCCAAGGTGGCTGATATCAAAAATATCGGCGGCCGGCCGGGCGGCACCATCACCGCGGCTGTTTTTCTGCAGCAGTTTGTCGCCAGCACGCCCTGGGTTCATCTCGATATTGCCGGAACGGCTTGGGATTACACGGAAAAACCTTATGTGCCGAAAGGGCCTTCCGGCATCGGCGCGCGGACGTTGATTGAGCTGGTGCGAAACTGGCGATAG
- a CDS encoding ABC transporter gives MLNIRKIGAIGHTYRNLGRYRQILGVFFKYGFDEFAAGLKIEQYLEVSLQTLFKREPKKSVEKLTRPERVRRVLEELGPAFIKLGQILSTRPDLIPYDFINELAKLQDNVPSFPFEEVCQVVEAELGGPLESFFQSFERQPLAAASIGQVHRARLFNNDEVVVKVQRPGIKELIETDLEIMLHLASLMERHLEEFEVQRPTRIVVVFARTIEKEINYQLEANNIERFARQFLEDQTVYIPKVYRGLSTKKVITLEYVQGIKSSQLAMLRQGDYDLKLIAARGAVFIMQQIFVHGFFHADPHPGNIFILPGNIICFLDFGMMGRISVKEREDFADLVMQVARRNEKKVVDAILKITYQRDDLDRSTLENDIGELVERYVGLPLKDLEVGPIMQQLLDLVYRHKLNLKPNFYLLVKATGTIESLGSALDPDFEIIAHTEPFIAKIQKERFRPGRIMNEVLESGTELVHLLREIPSGLRDVLSLTRQGKIKIEFEHRGLEKLYAHIEQATNRIAFAIVLAAQIIGSSLIVLADLPPKWNEIPVIGLAGFLLAGVMGFWLLISMLRHGKM, from the coding sequence ATGTTGAATATTCGCAAGATCGGGGCCATCGGCCATACCTACCGTAATCTCGGCCGGTACCGCCAGATTCTCGGCGTTTTTTTTAAATACGGATTCGATGAGTTCGCAGCCGGCCTGAAGATAGAGCAGTATCTTGAAGTCAGCTTGCAGACGCTGTTTAAACGGGAACCTAAAAAAAGTGTTGAGAAGCTGACCAGGCCTGAACGGGTTCGTCGCGTCCTCGAGGAACTTGGTCCGGCATTTATCAAACTGGGCCAGATTCTCTCGACTCGACCGGACCTCATTCCCTATGACTTCATCAATGAACTCGCCAAGCTGCAGGACAATGTCCCCTCATTTCCCTTTGAGGAAGTGTGTCAGGTTGTCGAGGCGGAACTGGGCGGCCCGCTCGAATCTTTTTTCCAGTCTTTTGAGCGGCAGCCTCTTGCCGCCGCATCAATAGGGCAGGTGCACCGGGCGCGGCTTTTCAACAATGACGAGGTTGTCGTCAAGGTTCAGCGGCCCGGCATCAAGGAACTCATCGAAACCGATCTGGAAATCATGCTGCACCTGGCTTCGCTGATGGAGCGGCACCTGGAGGAATTTGAGGTGCAGCGGCCCACCCGCATCGTGGTGGTTTTTGCCAGGACCATTGAAAAGGAGATCAATTATCAGCTGGAGGCAAACAATATCGAACGATTTGCCCGCCAGTTTCTTGAGGACCAGACGGTTTACATTCCCAAGGTCTACCGTGGGCTCAGCACGAAAAAAGTCATCACCCTGGAGTATGTGCAGGGGATCAAGTCCTCGCAGCTTGCAATGCTGAGGCAGGGTGATTATGACCTGAAGCTGATTGCCGCCCGAGGTGCCGTCTTTATCATGCAGCAGATTTTTGTTCATGGATTTTTTCATGCCGATCCTCATCCCGGCAATATCTTCATCCTGCCGGGGAATATTATCTGTTTTCTTGATTTCGGCATGATGGGCAGGATCTCGGTGAAAGAAAGGGAAGATTTCGCCGATCTGGTCATGCAGGTGGCACGGCGCAATGAAAAAAAAGTGGTGGACGCCATTCTCAAGATTACCTATCAACGTGATGATCTTGATCGGTCCACCTTGGAAAATGATATCGGCGAGCTGGTCGAACGTTATGTCGGGCTTCCCCTGAAGGATCTGGAGGTGGGGCCCATCATGCAGCAGCTTCTGGATCTGGTGTATCGCCACAAACTTAATTTAAAACCCAATTTTTATCTGCTGGTCAAGGCGACCGGTACCATTGAAAGCCTCGGCAGCGCCCTTGATCCTGATTTTGAAATTATCGCCCACACCGAACCGTTCATTGCAAAAATCCAGAAGGAGCGATTCCGTCCGGGGAGAATAATGAACGAAGTGCTGGAGTCCGGCACCGAATTGGTTCACCTGTTGCGGGAGATTCCTTCCGGGCTTCGTGATGTTTTATCCCTGACCCGTCAGGGCAAAATTAAGATCGAATTCGAGCATCGTGGTCTTGAGAAGTTGTATGCCCACATCGAACAGGCAACCAACCGTATCGCTTTCGCCATTGTGCTGGCCGCCCAGATTATCGGTTCGTCACTTATCGTGCTGGCCGATCTGCCTCCCAAGTGGAACGAGATTCCGGTCATCGGTCTGGCCGGATTTCTGCTGGCCGGGGTCATGGGGTTCTGGTTGCTTATTTCCATGCTGCGGCATGGCAAGATGTAA
- a CDS encoding phosphoheptose isomerase, with amino-acid sequence MENILRRSLADSITAKQDFYNQHRKSLFQLVDWVVACFQSGNKLMICGNGGSAADAQHLAAEFVNRFLINRAPLPAIALTTDTSILTSVGNDFSYDDIFAKQVAALGKAGDIFLGISTSGNSPNVIRAVETAKSMGVRTVVLTGGTGGRLAREAELVLTVPGEKTPHIQEAHLWIEHMLCWLVDERLFGSLQAGSEQ; translated from the coding sequence ATGGAAAACATACTTCGTCGCAGTCTGGCTGACTCAATTACCGCAAAGCAGGATTTTTACAATCAACACCGGAAAAGTCTTTTTCAGCTGGTTGACTGGGTCGTCGCCTGTTTCCAGTCAGGCAACAAACTGATGATCTGCGGCAACGGAGGCAGCGCCGCCGACGCGCAGCATCTGGCGGCGGAATTCGTCAACCGTTTTCTCATCAACCGTGCTCCGCTGCCGGCCATTGCCCTGACCACCGACACCTCCATTCTCACCAGTGTGGGCAATGATTTTTCCTATGACGATATTTTTGCCAAACAGGTGGCGGCCCTGGGCAAAGCCGGTGACATTTTCCTCGGCATTTCCACCAGCGGCAACTCTCCCAATGTCATCAGGGCGGTGGAGACGGCAAAAAGCATGGGCGTACGGACGGTTGTTCTCACCGGCGGCACCGGCGGCAGGCTGGCCCGGGAGGCGGAGCTGGTCCTGACCGTGCCCGGCGAAAAAACCCCCCATATCCAGGAAGCCCATCTGTGGATCGAGCATATGCTCTGCTGGCTGGTTGATGAAAGGCTGTTCGGCAGCCTGCAGGCCGGGAGCGAGCAGTAA
- a CDS encoding uroporphyrinogen-III C-methyltransferase yields the protein MGKKLTDTATKNRGKAYLVGAGPGDPGLITVRGLEILKKAEVVIYDYLAGEKLLKHVPADAEFIYAGKQGGIKHTHTQDEINQLLVDRVRSGKKVVRLKGGDPFIFGRGGEELEELVKAGLSFEAVPGVTSASAAATFAGVPITHRRFTSSVAFITGHEDPNKENSNIAWDKISTGVGTLVFYMGIKNLESIAENLMKNGRDPKTPVAVVRWASRPNQKSVVGTLDNIAEIVREKGIKPPALTIVGDVVNLRDTINWYEVRPLFGKRIIVTRTREQASELVSLLEENGANCLEFPTISICPPDSWDALDEALQQLGRFQWLVFTSINAIHAFFGRLYEKGMDTRALASCKIAAVGKVTDDCLRTYGLISDLLPEDFTGEGLAEAFERQGVAGNEILIPRALKAREVLPERLERAGARVTIVPVYQNKRPEGIHEKLRAKLENKDADIVTFTSSSTVTNFIHMLGVKDQDELQRIMGGIKIAAIGPVTAKTVEANGLKVDIQPETYTIPDLVDAIVKDAVVQA from the coding sequence ATGGGGAAGAAATTGACTGATACAGCAACAAAAAACAGAGGAAAGGCCTATCTGGTCGGGGCGGGTCCCGGCGATCCGGGCCTGATTACCGTCCGGGGCCTGGAGATTCTCAAAAAAGCCGAAGTAGTCATTTACGACTACCTGGCCGGTGAGAAGTTGCTCAAGCATGTGCCGGCCGACGCGGAATTCATCTATGCCGGCAAGCAGGGGGGAATCAAGCATACCCATACCCAGGATGAGATCAATCAGCTGTTGGTTGACCGGGTGCGAAGCGGCAAAAAGGTGGTGCGTCTGAAGGGCGGCGATCCGTTTATTTTCGGTCGCGGCGGCGAGGAGCTTGAAGAGCTGGTCAAGGCGGGCTTGTCTTTTGAGGCGGTGCCCGGGGTGACGTCGGCATCCGCGGCGGCAACCTTTGCCGGAGTACCGATCACCCATCGCCGTTTCACTTCCTCGGTGGCCTTTATCACCGGCCATGAGGACCCGAACAAGGAAAACTCCAATATTGCCTGGGACAAGATTTCCACCGGCGTCGGCACCCTTGTTTTCTATATGGGCATTAAGAATCTGGAGTCAATCGCCGAAAACCTGATGAAAAACGGCCGGGACCCGAAGACGCCGGTGGCCGTGGTCCGCTGGGCCTCCAGGCCGAATCAGAAATCGGTTGTCGGCACCCTGGATAACATCGCGGAAATTGTTCGCGAAAAGGGCATCAAGCCGCCGGCACTGACCATTGTCGGTGATGTGGTCAATCTGCGCGATACGATCAACTGGTATGAGGTGCGCCCGCTTTTCGGCAAGCGAATTATTGTCACCCGCACCAGGGAGCAGGCCAGTGAGCTGGTTTCCCTGCTTGAGGAAAACGGCGCCAACTGTCTGGAGTTTCCCACCATTTCCATCTGTCCGCCCGATAGCTGGGACGCTCTTGATGAAGCATTGCAGCAGCTGGGGCGCTTCCAATGGCTGGTATTTACCAGTATCAACGCCATTCACGCCTTTTTCGGCCGTCTCTATGAAAAGGGAATGGACACCCGGGCGCTTGCCTCCTGCAAGATTGCCGCGGTCGGCAAGGTAACCGATGATTGTTTGCGCACCTATGGGCTGATCAGTGATCTCCTGCCGGAGGATTTTACCGGGGAAGGGCTTGCCGAGGCATTCGAGAGGCAAGGCGTAGCCGGCAATGAGATTCTTATCCCGAGGGCGCTGAAGGCGCGCGAGGTGTTGCCGGAAAGACTGGAGCGAGCCGGGGCCAGGGTAACCATTGTGCCGGTTTACCAAAATAAAAGGCCGGAAGGAATACATGAGAAGCTCAGGGCGAAACTGGAAAATAAGGACGCCGATATTGTTACCTTTACCAGTTCGTCCACTGTCACCAATTTTATCCACATGCTCGGCGTCAAGGATCAGGATGAACTGCAACGGATAATGGGGGGCATCAAAATTGCCGCAATCGGCCCTGTAACCGCCAAAACGGTTGAGGCCAACGGGCTTAAGGTGGATATTCAACCGGAAACCTATACCATTCCGGATCTGGTGGATGCCATTGTCAAGGACGCCGTTGTTCAGGCGTGA